One Glycine max cultivar Williams 82 chromosome 6, Glycine_max_v4.0, whole genome shotgun sequence DNA segment encodes these proteins:
- the LOC100782456 gene encoding exosome complex exonuclease RRP44 homolog A isoform X1, translated as MLHNKSFVKKTKGGKVMKQVREHYLRDDIYCGAPFCTVCDSSGARLSASPSTILVVDTNVVLNQIDLLENPAIDDVVVLSIVLEEVKNKNMSVYNRIRAICSNSMRKFFVFSNEYHRDTYIKEMSGETKNDRNDRAIRVATQWYQNHLGGAVKVLLITNDKENKRKASEEGILAETVESYVKSLVRPDLLDLLVRPASEDVDMEEVEDLRPSKRKVIYSEHKPMSEITSGLHRGIYHQGKLRVNRYNPFEAYVGSESIGDEIVIYGRSIMNRAFDGDIVAAELLPQDQWQGVSSLSIAHEEDEDENEDVHLAPNSADDAPRAVSQQGSSEQLNAVPSRPCGRIVGIIKRNWHSYCGSLEPMPMPAGNGGIAHALFVSKDRRTPKIRIQTRQLENLLDKRIIVAVDSWDRQSRYPSGHYVRTIGKIDDRDTETEVVLIENDINTRPFSSQVLACLPPLPWVVSSEDLSNPIRKDLCHLCVFSVDPPGCKDIDDALHCHSLPNGNFEVGVHIADVTNFVHPGTPLDDEAAQRGTSVYLVERRIDMLPKPLTEDICSLRSDVERLAFSVIWEMTPEADIISTRYTKSVIKSSAALSYVEAQARMDDSRLMDPITADLRNMNSLAKKMRLRRIERGALTLASAEVKFQIDTETHDPLDIGMYQIREANQMVEEFMLAANVSVAQQILNSFPLVSLLRRHPTPTREMLEPLLQTAAAVGLHLDVSSSKALADSLDHAVGDDPYFNKLIRILATRCMTQAVYFCSGDLSPPEYHHYGLAAPLYTHFTSPIRRYADVIVHRLLAASLGISKLPSVFQDRLQLTSIADNLNYRHRNAQYAGRASVELHTLIYFRKRPTDTEARIVKIRSNGFFVFVPKYGIEGPVYLTKAEKGSGEWYVDDQQQKIKKMDGSLSYSVLQTVQIHMEVVEPQPNRPKLQLTLI; from the exons ATGCTCCACAACAAGTCCTTCGtcaagaaaacaaaaggtgGCAAAGTCATGAAG CAAGTGCGGGAGCACTATCTGCGCGATGATATATACTGCGGCGCACCGTTTTGCACAGTTTGCGATTCTTCCGGTGCTCGCCTCAGTGCTTCTCCTTCCACCATTCTCGTCGTCGACACCAATGTCGTTCTCAACCAG ATTGATTTGCTGGAGAATCCGGCGATCGACGATGTTGTGGTGTTGTCCATTGTGTTGGAAGAGGTTAAGAACAAGAACATGTCTGTTTACAACCGTATAAGAGCTATCTGTAGCAATTCCATGAGGAAGTTCTTTGTTTTTTCCAATGAATACCACAG GGATACATATATTAAGGAAATGAGTGGGGAAACAAAAAATGATAGGAATGATAGAG CTATTCGAGTGGCTACTCAGTGGTATCAGAATCATCTTGGTGGTGCAGTAAAGGTTTTGCTGATAACTAATGAtaaagagaacaaaagaaaggCTAGTGAAGAGGGCATTTTGGCTGAAACAG TTGAGTCATATGTGAAGTCTTTAGTCCGACCTGATTTACTTGACCTGCTTGTGCGGCCTGCATCTGAAGATGTGGACATGGAAGAGGTTGAAGATCTTAGACCATCCAAGAGGAAAGTCATCTATTCTGAG CATAAGCCGATGTCAGAAATTACTTCTGGTTTGCATCGTGGAATATATCATCAAGGGAAACTTCGTGTAAACCGTTATAATCCATTTGAAGCATATGTTGGGAGTGAGAGCATTGGTGATGAAATAGTTATTTATGGGCGCTCAATCATGAATCGAGCATTTGATGGGGATATTGTGGCAGCTGAACTTCTGCCTCAGGACCAGTGGCAAGGAGTCTCGTCTCTATCTATAGCCCATGAAG AAGACGAGGATGAGAATGAAGATGTTCATCTAGCTCCAAATAGTGCTGATGATGCACCTAGAGCTGTTTCTCAGCAGGGTTCTTCTGAACAACTAAATGCTGTACCCAGTCGTCCTTGTGGTCGTATTGTTGGCATTATAAAGAGAAACTGGCATTC GTATTGTGGATCTTTGGAGCCAATGCCTATGCCTGCAGGGAATGGTGGTATTGCCCATGCCTTGTTTGTCTCCAAAGATCGCAGAACTCCCAAGATTCGAATCCAAACCCGTCAACTTGAGAACCTTTTGGATAAGCGGATTATTGTGGCAGTTGATTCTTGGGATCGTCAGTCTCGATATCCATCAGGCCATTATGTGCGAACTATAGGGAAGATAGATGATAGAGATACTGAAACTGAG gtggttttgatagaaaatgatataaatacACGGCCATTCTCTTCACAAGTGCTGGCATGCTTGCCACCATTGCCATGGGTAGTCTCTTCTGAAGATTTGTCTAATCCAATCCGGAAGGATTTGTGTCATCTGTGTGTCTTCAGTGTGGACCCTCCAG GCTGCAAGGATATTGATGATGCACTCCACTGTCACTCTCTTCCAAATGGAAACTTTGAAGTTGGAGTTC ATATTGCTGATGTGACAAATTTTGTTCATCCTGGCACTCCCCTTGATGATGAGGCTGCACAAAGGGGTACATCTGTCTACCTTGTTGAGCGGCGGATAGACATGCTTCCCAAACCTCTTACAGAGG ACATATGTTCTCTTCGTTCTGATGTGGAAAGGCTTGCATTCTCTGTCATATGG GAAATGACACCTGAAGCCGACATTATTTCTACCAGATACACAAAAAGTGTCATAAAATCTTCTGCAGCATTGTCTTATGTTGAAGCACAAGCAAGGATGGATGATAG TCGTTTGATGGATCCAATTACTGCTGATTTGAGGAATATGAATAGTTTAGCTAAG AAAATGAGATTAAGGCGTATTGAGAGAGGAGCTTTGACTCTTGCATCTGCTGAAGTCAAATTTCAGATTGACACAGAGACTCATGACCCCCTTGATATTG GAATGTACCAGATCCGGGAGGCCAATCAAATGGTGGAGGAGTTTATGCTTGCTGCTAATGTTTCCGTTGCACAACAAATTCTTAATAGTTTTCCATTGGTCTCATTATTAAG GCGTCATCCAACACCAACTAGAGAGATGCTTGAACCCTTGTTACAGACTGCTGCTGCAGTTGGCTTGCACTTGGATGTCTCATCATCAAAAGCGTTGGCTGATTCTCTTGACCATGCTGTG GGTGATGATCCTTACTTCAATAAGTTAATCCGTATACTGGCAACTAGGTGCATGACTCAg gcaGTTTATTTCTGCAGTGGTGATCTTAGCCCTCCAGAATATCATCATTATGGGCTTGCAGCTCCTTTGTATACCCATTTCACATCACCTATAAGAAGATATGCAG ATGTCATTGTGCACAGGCTACTTGCTGCTTCTTTAGGAATATCCAAGTTACCGTCTGTATTTCAAGACAGACTCCAGCTCACTAGTATTGCAGACA ATTTAAATTATCGGCACAGGAATGCCCAGTATGCTGGGCGGGCATCTGTAGAGCTACATACTCTAATTTATTTCAGGAAGAG GCCTACAGACACCGAGGCTAGAATAGTGAAAATAAGATCTAATggattttttgtgtttgttccCAA ATATGGCATAGAAGGACCTGTATATTTGACAAAAGCAGAAAAGGGAAGTGGAGAATGGTATGTAGATGATCAACAGCAGAAGATTAAAAAGATGGACGGTAGCCTTTCATACAGTGTTTTGCAGACAGTCCAAATTCACATGGAGGTTGTGGAGCCTCAGCCAAACCGACCAAAACTTCAGCTTACCCTCATCTAG
- the LOC100782456 gene encoding exosome complex exonuclease RRP44 homolog A isoform X2, which translates to MSVYNRIRAICSNSMRKFFVFSNEYHRDTYIKEMSGETKNDRNDRAIRVATQWYQNHLGGAVKVLLITNDKENKRKASEEGILAETVESYVKSLVRPDLLDLLVRPASEDVDMEEVEDLRPSKRKVIYSEHKPMSEITSGLHRGIYHQGKLRVNRYNPFEAYVGSESIGDEIVIYGRSIMNRAFDGDIVAAELLPQDQWQGVSSLSIAHEEDEDENEDVHLAPNSADDAPRAVSQQGSSEQLNAVPSRPCGRIVGIIKRNWHSYCGSLEPMPMPAGNGGIAHALFVSKDRRTPKIRIQTRQLENLLDKRIIVAVDSWDRQSRYPSGHYVRTIGKIDDRDTETEVVLIENDINTRPFSSQVLACLPPLPWVVSSEDLSNPIRKDLCHLCVFSVDPPGCKDIDDALHCHSLPNGNFEVGVHIADVTNFVHPGTPLDDEAAQRGTSVYLVERRIDMLPKPLTEDICSLRSDVERLAFSVIWEMTPEADIISTRYTKSVIKSSAALSYVEAQARMDDSRLMDPITADLRNMNSLAKKMRLRRIERGALTLASAEVKFQIDTETHDPLDIGMYQIREANQMVEEFMLAANVSVAQQILNSFPLVSLLRRHPTPTREMLEPLLQTAAAVGLHLDVSSSKALADSLDHAVGDDPYFNKLIRILATRCMTQAVYFCSGDLSPPEYHHYGLAAPLYTHFTSPIRRYADVIVHRLLAASLGISKLPSVFQDRLQLTSIADNLNYRHRNAQYAGRASVELHTLIYFRKRPTDTEARIVKIRSNGFFVFVPKYGIEGPVYLTKAEKGSGEWYVDDQQQKIKKMDGSLSYSVLQTVQIHMEVVEPQPNRPKLQLTLI; encoded by the exons ATGTCTGTTTACAACCGTATAAGAGCTATCTGTAGCAATTCCATGAGGAAGTTCTTTGTTTTTTCCAATGAATACCACAG GGATACATATATTAAGGAAATGAGTGGGGAAACAAAAAATGATAGGAATGATAGAG CTATTCGAGTGGCTACTCAGTGGTATCAGAATCATCTTGGTGGTGCAGTAAAGGTTTTGCTGATAACTAATGAtaaagagaacaaaagaaaggCTAGTGAAGAGGGCATTTTGGCTGAAACAG TTGAGTCATATGTGAAGTCTTTAGTCCGACCTGATTTACTTGACCTGCTTGTGCGGCCTGCATCTGAAGATGTGGACATGGAAGAGGTTGAAGATCTTAGACCATCCAAGAGGAAAGTCATCTATTCTGAG CATAAGCCGATGTCAGAAATTACTTCTGGTTTGCATCGTGGAATATATCATCAAGGGAAACTTCGTGTAAACCGTTATAATCCATTTGAAGCATATGTTGGGAGTGAGAGCATTGGTGATGAAATAGTTATTTATGGGCGCTCAATCATGAATCGAGCATTTGATGGGGATATTGTGGCAGCTGAACTTCTGCCTCAGGACCAGTGGCAAGGAGTCTCGTCTCTATCTATAGCCCATGAAG AAGACGAGGATGAGAATGAAGATGTTCATCTAGCTCCAAATAGTGCTGATGATGCACCTAGAGCTGTTTCTCAGCAGGGTTCTTCTGAACAACTAAATGCTGTACCCAGTCGTCCTTGTGGTCGTATTGTTGGCATTATAAAGAGAAACTGGCATTC GTATTGTGGATCTTTGGAGCCAATGCCTATGCCTGCAGGGAATGGTGGTATTGCCCATGCCTTGTTTGTCTCCAAAGATCGCAGAACTCCCAAGATTCGAATCCAAACCCGTCAACTTGAGAACCTTTTGGATAAGCGGATTATTGTGGCAGTTGATTCTTGGGATCGTCAGTCTCGATATCCATCAGGCCATTATGTGCGAACTATAGGGAAGATAGATGATAGAGATACTGAAACTGAG gtggttttgatagaaaatgatataaatacACGGCCATTCTCTTCACAAGTGCTGGCATGCTTGCCACCATTGCCATGGGTAGTCTCTTCTGAAGATTTGTCTAATCCAATCCGGAAGGATTTGTGTCATCTGTGTGTCTTCAGTGTGGACCCTCCAG GCTGCAAGGATATTGATGATGCACTCCACTGTCACTCTCTTCCAAATGGAAACTTTGAAGTTGGAGTTC ATATTGCTGATGTGACAAATTTTGTTCATCCTGGCACTCCCCTTGATGATGAGGCTGCACAAAGGGGTACATCTGTCTACCTTGTTGAGCGGCGGATAGACATGCTTCCCAAACCTCTTACAGAGG ACATATGTTCTCTTCGTTCTGATGTGGAAAGGCTTGCATTCTCTGTCATATGG GAAATGACACCTGAAGCCGACATTATTTCTACCAGATACACAAAAAGTGTCATAAAATCTTCTGCAGCATTGTCTTATGTTGAAGCACAAGCAAGGATGGATGATAG TCGTTTGATGGATCCAATTACTGCTGATTTGAGGAATATGAATAGTTTAGCTAAG AAAATGAGATTAAGGCGTATTGAGAGAGGAGCTTTGACTCTTGCATCTGCTGAAGTCAAATTTCAGATTGACACAGAGACTCATGACCCCCTTGATATTG GAATGTACCAGATCCGGGAGGCCAATCAAATGGTGGAGGAGTTTATGCTTGCTGCTAATGTTTCCGTTGCACAACAAATTCTTAATAGTTTTCCATTGGTCTCATTATTAAG GCGTCATCCAACACCAACTAGAGAGATGCTTGAACCCTTGTTACAGACTGCTGCTGCAGTTGGCTTGCACTTGGATGTCTCATCATCAAAAGCGTTGGCTGATTCTCTTGACCATGCTGTG GGTGATGATCCTTACTTCAATAAGTTAATCCGTATACTGGCAACTAGGTGCATGACTCAg gcaGTTTATTTCTGCAGTGGTGATCTTAGCCCTCCAGAATATCATCATTATGGGCTTGCAGCTCCTTTGTATACCCATTTCACATCACCTATAAGAAGATATGCAG ATGTCATTGTGCACAGGCTACTTGCTGCTTCTTTAGGAATATCCAAGTTACCGTCTGTATTTCAAGACAGACTCCAGCTCACTAGTATTGCAGACA ATTTAAATTATCGGCACAGGAATGCCCAGTATGCTGGGCGGGCATCTGTAGAGCTACATACTCTAATTTATTTCAGGAAGAG GCCTACAGACACCGAGGCTAGAATAGTGAAAATAAGATCTAATggattttttgtgtttgttccCAA ATATGGCATAGAAGGACCTGTATATTTGACAAAAGCAGAAAAGGGAAGTGGAGAATGGTATGTAGATGATCAACAGCAGAAGATTAAAAAGATGGACGGTAGCCTTTCATACAGTGTTTTGCAGACAGTCCAAATTCACATGGAGGTTGTGGAGCCTCAGCCAAACCGACCAAAACTTCAGCTTACCCTCATCTAG
- the LOC102663307 gene encoding transcription factor MYB1R1, with translation MVAEIIDLSDSPPSSPWSSHNDAARILNFDSVSNEKNQFEKVIPISLMACTNPNQPQTSLWRAASRHTNEHSQIATTFQPSMQLQRVATVLEPVPESITCMFPHGARLKEPWTHREHELFLMGLIKYGKGHWSKIARHFLLNKTPQQVQSYGASFFRNLPSTHLHGFRRRKPSYSTSSLMSKNNNLMAASASTTSYFMPMIVNEPQQTHMFFPENAPLNFLLAPSHGEASSSNNNTTMYGFQMQTSGARTSMNASANGEVDLELRLG, from the exons aTGGTGGCTGAAATCATTGATCTTTCAGACTCCCCTCCATCATCACCCTGGTCATCTCATAATGATGCAGCAAGAATTCTCAATTTTGATTCTGTTTCtaatgaaaaaaatcaatttgagaAAGTTATTCCTATATCCTTAATGGCTTGCACAAATCCCAACCAGCCACAAACTAGTCTATGGCGAGCTGCTTCAAGACATACCAATGAGCACTCTCAGATTGCTACTACATTCCAACCCAGCATGCAATTACAAAGGGTTGCTACAGTACTTGAACCAGTACCTGAATCAATCACATGCATGTTTCCTCATGGAGCTAGACTCAAGGAGCCCTGGACTCACAGAGAACATGA GCTATTTTTGATGGGGCTAATAAAGTATGGAAAAGGTCACTGGAGCAAAATTGCTAGACACTTTTTGTTGAATAAGACACCACAACAAGTTCAGAGCTATGGTGCAAGCTTCTTCAGGAATCTACCATCTACACACCTACATGGTTTTAGGAGAAGGAAGCCAAGCTACTCGACATCTAGCCTCATGTCCAAAAACAACAACCTTATGGCTGCATCTGCATCTACCACCTCATACTTCATGCCTATGATTGTTAATGAGCCACAACAAACTCACATGTTTTTCCCAGAGAATGCTCCTTTAAATTTTCTTCTGGCCCCATCACATGGAGAAGCAagtagcagcaacaacaacaccacCATGTATGGGTTCCAGATGCAGACAAGTGGTGCAAGAACTTCCATGAATGCTAGTGCTAATGGAGAAGTTGATTTGGAACTGCGTTTGGGTTGA